A genomic region of Herbaspirillum sp. DW155 contains the following coding sequences:
- a CDS encoding NAD(P) transhydrogenase subunit alpha has protein sequence MEVSHTIINLIIFVLAIYVGYHVVWTVTPALHTPLMAVTNAISAIIIIGAMLAAGLTEGTVGRIAGTLAVALAAVNVFGGFMVTQRMLEMFKKKEPKAKSGERA, from the coding sequence ATGGAAGTCAGCCACACCATCATCAACCTGATCATCTTCGTGCTGGCCATCTACGTTGGCTACCACGTGGTCTGGACGGTGACCCCGGCCTTGCACACGCCCCTGATGGCGGTGACCAATGCCATCTCGGCCATCATCATCATCGGCGCGATGCTGGCGGCGGGCCTCACCGAAGGCACGGTCGGTCGCATCGCCGGCACGCTGGCCGTGGCGCTGGCGGCGGTGAATGTGTTCGGTGGCTTCATGGTGACCCAGCGCATGCTGGAAATGTTCAAGAAGAAAGAGCCCAAGGCCAAGTCGGGAGAGCGAGCATGA
- a CDS encoding NAD(P)(+) transhydrogenase (Re/Si-specific) subunit beta: MSMNLVTLLYLIASICFIQALKGLSHPATARRGNSFGIAGMVIAVLTTLALIVKIKGEGANPSGDIGYLLVAGGVIVGGGIGAYLARSVEMTKMPELVAAMHSLIGLAAVCIAVAAVAEPWALGISAHGQLIPVGNRVELFIGTFVGAITFSGSVIAFGKLSGKYKFRLFQGAPVNFAGQHFLNLLLAVAMIGFGVIFVLTQNWLPFIIMAAIAFALGVLIIIPIGGADMPVVVSMLNSYSGWAAAGIGFSLNNSMLIIAGSLVGSSGAILSYIMCKAMNRSFFNVILGGFGGEAAAAGGGAQQQRSVKSGSADDAAFLMGNAETVIIVPGYGLAVARAQHALKELTEKLTHNGVTVKYAIHPVAGRMPGHMNVLLAEAEVPYDQVFEMEDINSEFAQADVVLVLGANDVVNPAAKDPKSPIAGMPILEAYKAKTVIVNKRSMAAGYAGLDNELFYMDKTMMVFGDAKKVIEDMVKAVD; this comes from the coding sequence ATGAGCATGAATCTGGTGACCCTGCTGTATCTGATCGCATCGATCTGCTTCATCCAGGCCCTGAAAGGCCTCTCGCACCCGGCCACGGCGCGCCGCGGCAACAGCTTCGGCATCGCCGGCATGGTCATCGCGGTGCTGACCACGCTGGCGCTGATCGTCAAGATCAAGGGGGAGGGCGCCAATCCTTCCGGTGACATCGGCTATCTGCTGGTGGCTGGCGGTGTGATCGTCGGTGGCGGCATCGGCGCTTATCTGGCGCGCAGCGTCGAGATGACCAAGATGCCCGAACTGGTGGCGGCGATGCACTCGCTCATCGGTCTGGCGGCGGTCTGTATCGCGGTGGCGGCGGTGGCCGAACCATGGGCGCTGGGCATTTCGGCGCACGGACAACTCATCCCCGTGGGCAACCGGGTGGAACTGTTCATCGGCACCTTCGTGGGCGCCATCACCTTCTCGGGTTCGGTGATCGCCTTCGGCAAGCTCTCGGGCAAGTACAAGTTCCGCCTGTTCCAGGGTGCGCCGGTCAACTTCGCCGGCCAGCATTTCCTGAATCTGCTGCTGGCGGTAGCCATGATCGGCTTCGGCGTCATTTTCGTGCTCACGCAAAACTGGCTGCCCTTCATCATCATGGCCGCCATCGCCTTTGCGCTGGGCGTGCTGATCATCATCCCCATCGGCGGGGCCGACATGCCGGTGGTGGTCTCGATGCTGAACAGCTATTCCGGCTGGGCGGCGGCGGGTATCGGCTTCTCGCTGAACAACTCCATGCTCATCATCGCCGGTTCGCTGGTCGGTTCATCCGGCGCGATTCTCTCATACATCATGTGCAAGGCGATGAACCGCTCCTTCTTCAACGTGATCCTGGGCGGGTTTGGTGGCGAGGCGGCGGCTGCAGGGGGCGGGGCGCAGCAGCAGCGCAGCGTCAAGTCGGGATCGGCCGATGATGCGGCGTTCCTGATGGGAAATGCAGAAACCGTCATCATCGTGCCGGGCTACGGGCTTGCCGTGGCACGTGCGCAGCACGCACTGAAGGAATTGACCGAAAAGCTGACCCACAACGGCGTGACCGTGAAATACGCGATCCACCCGGTGGCCGGCCGCATGCCCGGCCACATGAACGTGTTGCTGGCCGAGGCCGAAGTGCCCTATGACCAGGTGTTCGAGATGGAAGACATCAACAGCGAATTCGCCCAGGCCGATGTGGTGCTGGTGCTGGGCGCCAATGATGTGGTCAACCCGGCGGCCAAGGATCCCAAGTCGCCCATTGCGGGCATGCCGATCCTGGAAGCCTACAAGGCCAAGACCGTGATCGTGAACAAGCGCTCCATGGCGGCCGGTTATGCAGGTCTGGACAATGAACTGTTCTACATGGACAAGACCATGATGGTCTTTGGCGATGCCAAGAAGGTCATCGAGGATATGGTCAAGGCGGTGGACTGA
- the upp gene encoding uracil phosphoribosyltransferase: MKQDPRFKNLFILDHPLIQHKLSHMRDKRTSTRTFRDLLREITLLMGYEITRDLPLTTETIETPLVTYEAPVIAGKKLAVVPVLRAGVGMSDGLLELIPSARVGHIGVYRDENHKPVEYLVRLPDLQDRIMILCDPMVATGNSAVYAVDALKKRGVPASHIVFVALVAAPEGVQVFADAHPDVKLYVASLDSHLDEDAYIVPGLGDAGDRIFGTK, encoded by the coding sequence ATGAAACAAGACCCGCGCTTCAAGAATCTCTTCATCCTCGACCACCCGCTGATCCAGCACAAGCTCTCGCACATGCGCGACAAGCGCACCTCCACGCGCACCTTCCGCGACCTGCTGCGCGAGATCACGCTGCTGATGGGGTATGAAATCACGCGCGACCTGCCTCTGACCACCGAGACCATCGAAACCCCGCTGGTGACCTATGAAGCCCCGGTGATCGCCGGCAAGAAGCTGGCCGTGGTGCCGGTGCTGCGCGCGGGCGTGGGCATGAGCGATGGCCTGCTGGAACTGATCCCCTCGGCGCGCGTAGGCCATATCGGCGTCTACCGCGACGAGAACCACAAGCCGGTGGAATACCTGGTGCGCCTGCCGGACCTGCAGGACCGCATCATGATCCTGTGCGATCCGATGGTGGCGACCGGCAATTCGGCCGTCTATGCCGTGGATGCGCTCAAGAAGCGTGGTGTGCCGGCTTCGCACATCGTCTTCGTGGCGCTGGTGGCGGCCCCGGAAGGCGTGCAGGTGTTCGCTGATGCGCATCCGGATGTGAAGCTTTATGTCGCTTCCCTGGATTCCCATCTGGATGAGGATGCCTACATCGTGCCTGGGCTGGGCGATGCGGGGGATCGTATTTTCGGGACCAAGTAA
- a CDS encoding FAD-dependent monooxygenase, translating into MESVDFDLIICGGGPVGQSVAGLLARRQLPAARIALVDMKSPEQAAADPRTIALSYGSRQILDELGAWDDIGRSATAIEQIHVSRRGHFGRTLLDRKDYQLPALGYVARYGEVNRALASVIAPLGLNLMRPAEAQDIAEEDDHVAVTLKDGRVLRAQLVIQAEGGVFGEQQQKTLQRDYRQLGIIAHVQADGVIAHRAFERFTDEGPLALLPQDDGYALVWCVRPATGEELLALDDAAFLAALQRTFGQRVDRFTRISARHAFPLGLNARPGQSRRVVAIGNAAQTLHPVAGQGLNLGLRDARVLADVLARVVSPEALQTFERQRGQDRGLTIRLTDLMARIFAGSPQGSPLQAALGLSLGAIDLLPAARGLLAEQMMFGRR; encoded by the coding sequence ATGGAATCCGTCGATTTCGACCTGATCATCTGCGGCGGCGGCCCGGTCGGCCAGAGTGTGGCCGGCCTGCTGGCCCGGCGCCAATTGCCCGCCGCCCGCATCGCCCTGGTCGACATGAAGTCGCCCGAGCAAGCCGCCGCCGACCCGCGCACCATCGCCCTGTCCTACGGCAGCCGCCAGATCCTCGACGAACTGGGCGCCTGGGACGACATCGGCCGCAGCGCCACCGCCATCGAACAGATTCACGTCTCGCGCCGTGGCCACTTCGGCCGCACTCTGCTGGACCGCAAGGATTACCAGTTGCCCGCGCTGGGCTACGTGGCGCGCTATGGCGAGGTCAACCGCGCCCTGGCCTCGGTCATCGCACCGCTGGGACTGAACCTGATGCGCCCGGCCGAAGCGCAAGACATCGCGGAAGAAGACGATCACGTCGCTGTCACCCTCAAGGATGGACGTGTGCTGCGCGCACAACTGGTGATCCAGGCCGAGGGCGGTGTCTTCGGCGAGCAGCAGCAAAAGACTTTGCAGCGCGATTACCGGCAGCTGGGCATCATCGCCCACGTGCAGGCCGATGGCGTCATCGCCCATCGCGCCTTCGAACGCTTCACCGATGAAGGTCCGCTGGCTCTGCTGCCTCAAGACGACGGTTATGCGCTGGTGTGGTGCGTACGTCCGGCCACAGGCGAAGAATTGCTGGCGCTGGACGATGCGGCTTTTCTTGCAGCCCTGCAGCGCACTTTCGGCCAACGGGTCGACCGCTTCACCCGCATCAGCGCGCGCCACGCCTTCCCGCTGGGCCTGAACGCCCGTCCCGGCCAGAGCCGGCGCGTGGTGGCCATCGGCAACGCCGCGCAAACCCTGCACCCGGTGGCCGGCCAGGGCCTGAACCTGGGCCTGCGCGATGCCCGCGTGCTGGCCGATGTGCTGGCGCGCGTAGTTTCTCCCGAAGCCTTGCAGACCTTCGAGCGCCAGCGCGGCCAGGATCGCGGCCTGACCATCCGGCTGACCGACCTGATGGCACGCATCTTTGCCGGCTCGCCCCAGGGTTCGCCCTTGCAAGCCGCCTTGGGACTGTCGTTGGGCGCCATCGACCTGCTGCCCGCTGCACGCGGCTTGCTGGCCGAACAGATGATGTTCGGCCGCCGGTGA
- the pepP gene encoding Xaa-Pro aminopeptidase, with protein sequence MSFDAPPFAARRARLLASLQQAGGGVAIIPTAPEVMRNRDADYPYRHDSYFYYLTGFTEPEAVLVLVAGKENRSILFCRDKNLEREIWDGYRHGPQAAQQLFALDAAHPIEELDKNMPALLSDARAVYYALGQDEKRDAQLQRWLQGVRALARSGVSAPGAVVDVSVLLDDMRLFKDAYEIDVMKRAGIISAEAHCRAMRICRPGLREYHLEAELLHEFRRNGSQYPAYGSIVATGANSCVLHYRAGDAEIKDGDLVLIDAGCELDSYASDITRTFPANGRFSGPQKALYEIVLAAQAAAVAETAPGKRFMDGHDAAVRVLAQGMLDTGLLDKSKVGSLEDVIEKGDYRQFYMHRTGHWLGMDVHDVGDYRDPATADGSKPWRTLQPGMVLTIEPGIYVRPGEGVPEQFWNIGIRIEDDAHVTPSGCELLTTGVPSKVEDIEALMRQG encoded by the coding sequence ATGAGCTTCGACGCCCCCCCCTTCGCCGCCCGCCGCGCGCGCCTGTTGGCCAGCCTGCAACAAGCCGGGGGCGGCGTGGCCATCATCCCGACCGCACCCGAGGTGATGCGCAACCGCGATGCCGATTATCCGTATCGCCATGACAGCTATTTCTACTACCTGACCGGCTTCACCGAACCCGAAGCGGTGCTGGTGCTGGTGGCCGGCAAGGAAAACCGCAGCATCCTGTTCTGCCGCGACAAGAACCTGGAACGCGAGATCTGGGACGGCTACCGCCACGGCCCGCAAGCCGCGCAGCAACTCTTTGCGCTCGATGCCGCCCACCCCATCGAGGAACTGGACAAGAACATGCCCGCCCTGCTCTCCGACGCCCGTGCCGTTTATTACGCGCTGGGCCAGGATGAGAAGCGCGATGCCCAGCTGCAGCGCTGGCTGCAGGGCGTGCGTGCCCTTGCCCGCAGCGGCGTGTCCGCGCCCGGCGCGGTGGTCGATGTGAGCGTGCTGCTGGATGACATGCGCCTCTTCAAGGACGCCTACGAGATCGATGTGATGAAGCGCGCCGGCATCATCTCCGCCGAAGCCCATTGCCGCGCCATGCGCATCTGCCGTCCCGGCCTGCGTGAATATCATCTGGAAGCCGAACTGCTGCACGAATTCCGCCGCAACGGGTCGCAATATCCGGCCTATGGCTCCATCGTCGCCACCGGTGCCAACAGCTGCGTGCTGCACTATCGCGCGGGCGATGCCGAGATCAAGGATGGCGACCTGGTCTTGATCGATGCCGGCTGCGAACTGGACAGCTACGCCTCCGACATCACCCGCACCTTCCCCGCCAATGGCAGGTTCAGCGGCCCGCAGAAGGCGCTCTACGAAATCGTGCTGGCCGCACAAGCCGCCGCCGTCGCCGAAACCGCGCCCGGCAAGCGCTTCATGGATGGCCATGACGCCGCCGTACGGGTGCTGGCGCAGGGCATGCTCGACACCGGCCTCTTGGACAAATCCAAGGTCGGCTCGCTGGAAGACGTCATCGAGAAAGGCGACTACCGCCAGTTCTACATGCACCGCACGGGCCACTGGCTGGGCATGGACGTGCACGATGTGGGCGACTACCGCGATCCGGCCACGGCCGACGGCAGCAAACCCTGGCGCACGCTGCAGCCGGGCATGGTGCTGACCATCGAGCCGGGCATCTACGTGCGTCCGGGCGAAGGCGTGCCGGAGCAGTTCTGGAACATCGGCATCCGCATCGAGGACGACGCCCACGTCACCCCGTCGGGCTGCGAACTCCTGACCACGGGCGTGCCCAGCAAGGTCGAAGACATCGAAGCGCTGATGCGCCAGGGCTGA
- the murU gene encoding N-acetylmuramate alpha-1-phosphate uridylyltransferase MurU, with protein sequence MKAMIFAAGRGERMRPLTDTCPKPLLKVRGRALIVWQILSLVRAGITEIVINHAHLGQMIEDTLGDGSRFGARLFYSPETTALETAGGIAQARHLLGEEPFIAVSGDIWCPHFDYSELLTVLEDEDPWGNPLPHDKRDLAWLYLVKNPPFHPEGDFALNNFAIANEGQPKLTFANIGVYRPEMFDGIAPGSHAKLGPLLRHYADQGRIGGDVYRGDWHNVGTVAQLEALNLPPQGT encoded by the coding sequence ATGAAAGCCATGATCTTCGCAGCCGGGCGCGGCGAGCGCATGCGTCCGCTGACCGATACCTGCCCCAAGCCGCTCCTGAAGGTCCGTGGCCGGGCGCTGATCGTCTGGCAGATCCTGTCACTGGTACGCGCCGGCATCACCGAGATCGTCATCAACCACGCCCACCTGGGCCAGATGATCGAAGACACCCTCGGCGACGGCAGCCGCTTCGGCGCCAGGCTCTTTTATTCACCCGAAACCACGGCACTGGAAACGGCAGGCGGTATCGCCCAGGCGCGCCACCTGCTGGGTGAAGAACCTTTCATAGCGGTCTCCGGCGACATCTGGTGCCCGCATTTCGACTACAGCGAACTGCTGACCGTGCTGGAAGACGAAGACCCCTGGGGCAATCCGCTGCCGCATGACAAGCGCGACCTGGCCTGGCTGTACCTGGTCAAGAATCCGCCCTTCCATCCCGAGGGTGATTTCGCGTTGAACAACTTCGCCATCGCCAACGAGGGCCAGCCCAAGCTGACCTTCGCCAACATCGGCGTGTATCGCCCCGAGATGTTCGATGGCATCGCGCCCGGCAGCCATGCCAAACTGGGGCCGCTGCTGCGCCATTACGCCGACCAGGGCCGCATCGGCGGCGATGTGTATCGGGGTGACTGGCACAACGTCGGTACCGTCGCCCAACTGGAAGCACTGAACCTGCCACCGCAAGGAACCTGA
- a CDS encoding phosphotransferase, producing MSSPGSTPDLRLSELQAWLATLADTPVLSATLRPASADASFRRYFRVDTPDGGSAIVMDAPPPQEDVRPFVKVAGLFGETGVTVPKVLAQDTERGFLLLSDLGSTTYLSQLSADSAHALYMDAIEALVLLQAQSKPEALPEYDRALLLRELELFREWYIGKHLGVTLSAEQNAVLDKTFDAILANNLAQPQVYVHRDFHSRNLMVLPKGNPGILDFQDAVYGPITYDLVSLLRDAYIQWDEEMVLDWAIRYWEKARRAGLPVTPDIDTFYRDFEWMGLQRHLKVLGIFARLWHRDGKDGYLKDMPLVMEYTLKTARRYVAFTPLVRLIEKLEQEHAPKFGYTF from the coding sequence ATGTCTTCACCTGGTTCCACCCCCGATCTCCGCCTGTCCGAACTGCAAGCCTGGCTGGCCACCCTGGCCGATACGCCGGTGCTGTCCGCCACCCTGCGCCCGGCCTCGGCCGACGCCAGCTTCCGCCGCTATTTCCGGGTGGACACACCCGATGGCGGCAGCGCCATCGTGATGGACGCCCCGCCCCCGCAGGAAGACGTGCGCCCCTTCGTCAAGGTGGCCGGCCTCTTCGGCGAGACCGGGGTGACCGTGCCGAAGGTATTGGCGCAGGATACCGAGCGCGGCTTCCTGCTGCTCTCCGACCTGGGTTCGACCACCTACCTGTCGCAACTGTCAGCTGACAGCGCGCACGCACTATACATGGATGCGATCGAGGCCCTGGTACTTTTACAAGCGCAAAGCAAGCCCGAGGCTCTGCCCGAATACGACCGCGCCCTGCTGTTGCGCGAGCTGGAGCTGTTCCGCGAGTGGTACATCGGCAAGCACCTGGGCGTGACGCTGAGCGCCGAACAGAACGCGGTGCTGGACAAGACCTTCGATGCCATCCTGGCCAACAACCTGGCCCAGCCGCAAGTCTACGTGCACCGCGACTTCCATTCGCGCAACCTGATGGTGCTGCCCAAGGGCAATCCCGGCATTCTCGACTTCCAGGATGCGGTCTACGGCCCCATCACCTACGATCTGGTCTCGCTGCTGCGCGACGCCTACATCCAGTGGGACGAGGAAATGGTGCTGGACTGGGCCATCCGCTACTGGGAAAAGGCGCGCCGCGCCGGTCTGCCGGTCACGCCCGACATCGATACCTTCTACCGCGACTTCGAATGGATGGGCCTGCAGCGCCACCTGAAGGTGCTGGGCATCTTCGCCCGCCTGTGGCACCGCGACGGCAAGGATGGCTACCTGAAGGACATGCCGCTGGTGATGGAATACACCCTCAAGACCGCGCGCCGCTACGTGGCCTTCACGCCCCTGGTGCGCCTGATCGAAAAGCTGGAACAGGAACACGCGCCCAAGTTCGGCTACACCTTCTGA
- a CDS encoding LPS-assembly protein LptD, with product MIRFSKSLTERTVNWRLARLFSSAMVVASASALLPLSVHAQMSMPAATPAAPPVQDQDAPVNVSAEQMTGRPDRQVNLDRDVELVKGATTVKSDKAEYRIIQDEVEATGHVWMQRLQDQYTGDHAEMNMGTGAGYVTSPTYLLGKNGGRGKAERIDFLSDDQAKVIQGTYSTCEAPDPDWYLRANTMDLDSGRDVGTMHDGLLYFKDVPILGSPWMSFPLSGERKSGVLPPTIGMTSTGGVELSVPYYFNLAPNYDLTLAPKYIARRGLQLGAETRYMGDSYSGTTTVEGIQDRVTGTGRYSLSSNHTQSLAPGLMLKWNLNKASDNDYPADFSHSVVSSTQRLLPREVSLSYSSTYWSVTGLVSKYQLLQDVNAPIGKPYDRVPQITFNGNRYDVGGFDFSTVADFTRFSSGDLVGGDRAYITQTVSYPIIRPGYFFTPKVILDATSYNLNNVSAGQPTNLTRTLPTLSLDSGLIFERDSNLLGRNMTQTLEPRLFYVRTPYRDQSQYPVFDSGLADFNFAQIFTENRFSGHDRISDANQLTAAVTSRLIEENGLERLRAAIGQRYYFADPKVGISGTTTTTLGSKSDLLLALGGQFTQQFSTDNTVQYSETLRQMVRSTFGIRWQPAPKRVLNLQYRLDRTYINPYTGLLDPLKQVDVSGQWPITQRIYAVGRVNYSLPDRTVAEGLAGFEYKADCWVFRVVAQRIPTSSTKASTGFFIQLELNGLSKIGSNPMDAIKSSVPGYQNVNLPDTMPGNNF from the coding sequence ATGATCCGGTTTTCCAAGTCTTTAACTGAACGTACTGTCAACTGGCGGCTGGCGCGTCTGTTTTCTTCGGCCATGGTGGTGGCATCGGCTTCGGCCTTGTTGCCGCTCTCGGTGCACGCCCAGATGAGCATGCCGGCCGCCACGCCGGCCGCGCCCCCCGTACAGGACCAGGACGCCCCGGTCAACGTCAGTGCCGAGCAGATGACCGGCCGTCCCGACCGCCAGGTCAACCTGGACCGCGATGTGGAACTGGTCAAGGGCGCCACCACCGTCAAGTCCGACAAGGCCGAATACCGCATCATCCAGGATGAAGTCGAGGCCACCGGCCACGTCTGGATGCAGCGGCTGCAGGACCAGTACACCGGCGACCACGCCGAGATGAACATGGGGACCGGCGCCGGCTACGTGACCAGCCCGACTTATCTGCTGGGCAAGAACGGCGGCCGCGGCAAGGCCGAGCGCATCGATTTTCTTTCCGACGACCAGGCCAAGGTGATCCAGGGCACCTACAGTACCTGCGAAGCGCCCGATCCCGACTGGTACCTGCGCGCCAACACCATGGACCTCGATAGCGGCCGTGACGTCGGCACCATGCATGATGGCCTGCTCTATTTCAAGGACGTCCCCATTCTGGGATCGCCCTGGATGTCCTTCCCGCTGTCGGGGGAGCGCAAATCGGGTGTGCTGCCGCCCACCATCGGCATGACCAGTACCGGCGGTGTCGAGCTTTCGGTACCGTATTACTTCAATCTGGCACCCAACTATGACCTGACCCTGGCGCCCAAGTACATCGCGCGCCGTGGCCTGCAACTGGGCGCCGAAACCCGTTACATGGGTGATAGCTACAGCGGGACCACCACCGTTGAAGGCATTCAGGACCGGGTGACCGGCACCGGCCGTTATTCGCTGTCCTCGAACCATACGCAGTCCCTGGCCCCCGGCCTGATGCTGAAGTGGAACCTGAACAAGGCTTCCGACAACGACTATCCGGCGGACTTCTCGCATTCGGTCGTCAGCAGTACGCAACGCCTGCTGCCGCGTGAGGTCAGCCTCAGCTACAGCAGCACCTACTGGAGCGTGACCGGACTGGTGTCCAAGTATCAGCTGCTGCAGGATGTCAATGCCCCCATTGGCAAGCCCTATGACCGTGTGCCGCAGATTACCTTCAACGGCAACCGCTATGACGTAGGCGGCTTCGACTTCAGCACCGTCGCCGACTTCACCCGCTTCTCCAGCGGCGACCTGGTCGGCGGCGACCGCGCCTACATCACGCAGACGGTCTCGTATCCCATCATTCGCCCGGGCTATTTCTTCACGCCCAAGGTGATCCTGGATGCCACCAGCTACAACCTGAACAACGTCTCGGCCGGCCAGCCGACCAATCTGACGCGGACTTTGCCGACCTTGTCGCTGGATTCCGGCCTGATCTTCGAGCGCGACTCCAACCTGCTCGGCCGCAATATGACCCAGACGCTGGAGCCGCGCCTGTTCTACGTGCGCACGCCTTATCGCGACCAGTCGCAGTATCCGGTCTTCGATTCCGGCCTGGCCGACTTCAACTTTGCACAGATCTTCACGGAAAACCGCTTTTCCGGCCATGACCGCATCAGCGACGCCAACCAGCTGACTGCTGCCGTGACCTCGCGCCTGATCGAGGAAAACGGCCTGGAACGCCTGCGCGCGGCCATCGGTCAGCGCTACTACTTCGCCGATCCCAAGGTCGGCATCAGCGGCACCACGACTACCACCCTGGGCAGCAAGTCCGATCTGCTGCTGGCGCTGGGCGGCCAGTTCACCCAGCAGTTTTCCACCGACAACACGGTGCAGTACAGCGAGACGCTGCGCCAGATGGTGCGCTCCACCTTCGGCATCCGCTGGCAGCCCGCGCCCAAGCGCGTGCTGAACCTGCAATACCGTCTGGACCGTACTTACATCAATCCCTATACCGGCTTGCTCGATCCGCTCAAGCAGGTCGACGTCTCGGGCCAGTGGCCGATTACCCAGCGCATCTACGCCGTGGGCCGCGTGAACTACTCGCTCCCCGACCGCACCGTGGCCGAAGGCCTGGCCGGCTTCGAATACAAGGCTGACTGCTGGGTCTTCCGGGTGGTGGCGCAGCGCATCCCGACCTCCTCGACCAAGGCCTCGACGGGCTTCTTCATCCAGCTCGAACTCAATGGTCTGTCCAAGATCGGTTCCAACCCGATGGATGCCATCAAGAGCAGCGTGCCCGGTTACCAGAACGTGAACCTGCCGGATACCATGCCCGGCAATAACTTCTAA
- a CDS encoding peptidylprolyl isomerase, with product MRNMRTPLLATTKTVTALLCMLGVISNAHAQFATTIIPVTPPESAGSTQPAPAKGASKAAAKPAAASKPAAPVAAPAAPARASARIEPQPVDSILVVVNNEVITRQEVAERLASVEKRMAAQNVQLPPRAQLVRQLVERMIVERAQAQMAKENGIVVDDAMLDRAMQRIAEQNKLSVPEFRTRLEAEGMNYASFREEIRREILSQRLREREVDNKVVVTESEIDNYLAAEANAGGQRQELDIAQILIRVPENASPEQLAARRERAEDVLRQLKTGADFAKTAAAYSDSSDALSGGDLGWRAADRLPQLFLDGVAKLQEGQVSGLLKSGNGFHILKLVGRRAAGGSQAAAPAVQQTHVRHILIKVNQVVTAAEAKRKLTELKERLDHGSATFEELAKLYSNDLSASKGGDLGWIYPGDTVPEFERAMDQLKPGEVSQPIETPFGYHLIQVVERKTDDASKERTRQAARQAIRERKIEEATEDWMRQIRDRAYVEYRNDD from the coding sequence ATGCGTAATATGCGTACTCCACTCCTCGCAACAACCAAAACAGTGACCGCGCTGCTGTGCATGCTGGGCGTGATCAGCAATGCGCATGCGCAGTTCGCCACCACCATCATTCCGGTGACGCCGCCGGAGAGCGCTGGCAGCACCCAGCCGGCACCGGCCAAGGGCGCCTCCAAAGCTGCCGCCAAGCCGGCCGCCGCCAGCAAGCCTGCCGCGCCGGTGGCCGCGCCCGCTGCGCCGGCCAGGGCCAGCGCCCGTATCGAGCCGCAGCCGGTGGATTCCATCCTGGTCGTGGTCAACAACGAAGTCATCACCCGCCAGGAAGTGGCCGAGCGTCTGGCCAGCGTGGAAAAGCGCATGGCCGCGCAAAACGTGCAATTGCCGCCGCGCGCGCAGCTGGTGCGCCAGCTGGTCGAGCGCATGATCGTCGAACGCGCCCAGGCGCAGATGGCCAAGGAAAACGGTATCGTCGTCGATGACGCCATGCTGGATCGCGCCATGCAGCGTATCGCCGAGCAGAACAAGCTGTCCGTTCCTGAATTCCGCACCCGCCTGGAAGCAGAAGGCATGAACTACGCCAGCTTCCGCGAAGAGATCCGCCGCGAAATCCTGAGCCAGCGCCTGCGCGAGCGTGAGGTGGACAACAAGGTGGTGGTCACCGAATCCGAAATCGACAACTATCTCGCCGCCGAAGCCAACGCCGGTGGCCAGCGCCAGGAACTGGACATCGCCCAGATCCTGATCCGCGTGCCCGAGAACGCCAGCCCCGAACAGCTGGCGGCACGCCGTGAACGCGCCGAGGACGTGCTGCGGCAGTTGAAGACCGGGGCCGACTTCGCCAAGACGGCCGCGGCTTACTCCGATTCTTCCGATGCGCTGTCCGGCGGCGACCTCGGCTGGCGTGCGGCCGACCGCCTGCCGCAACTGTTCCTGGATGGCGTGGCCAAGCTGCAGGAGGGCCAGGTCAGCGGCCTGCTCAAGAGCGGAAATGGCTTCCACATCCTCAAGCTGGTCGGCCGTCGTGCCGCCGGTGGCAGCCAGGCCGCCGCGCCGGCCGTGCAGCAGACCCACGTGCGCCACATCCTCATCAAGGTCAACCAGGTGGTCACCGCTGCCGAAGCCAAGCGCAAGCTGACCGAACTGAAGGAGCGTCTGGATCACGGTTCGGCCACCTTCGAAGAGCTGGCCAAGCTGTATTCCAATGACCTGTCGGCGTCCAAGGGCGGCGATCTCGGCTGGATCTATCCGGGCGATACCGTGCCGGAGTTCGAGCGTGCCATGGACCAGTTGAAGCCGGGTGAAGTCAGCCAGCCCATCGAGACCCCGTTCGGCTACCACCTGATCCAGGTGGTCGAGCGCAAGACCGACGATGCTTCCAAGGAGCGCACCCGCCAGGCCGCGCGTCAGGCCATCCGCGAGCGCAAGATCGAGGAAGCCACCGAAGACTGGATGCGCCAGATCCGTGACCGCGCCTACGTCGAGTACCGCAACGACGATTGA